A genomic region of Runella rosea contains the following coding sequences:
- a CDS encoding cytochrome c oxidase subunit II, whose protein sequence is MVYLVGLLLLVLLGIAIAIAAKLQKVMGSVQSNTEADAPVPNNKINGAMWIFFLIAGTVGAVWSYLSARNYFLPEASSPHGRETDSQFWLDMSLLTIAFFIVNFLLFFFAWKYQYKKGYKATFYPENHKLELIWTAIPAVIMAVLVFLGFRSWTQIMSDAPADAQVIEIMGKQFGWIVRYPGIQDNKLGNYNFKLIDDNNNNPSGIDYSDEASFDDFINVSEMHVEVGKPVSLKIRARDVLHSVFIPHMRVKMDAVPGMPTKFWFTPDKSTEQMRAELGNPNFDYEIACTEVCGRGHFAMRLRLIVEDKASVDAWKQQQKPVLSTILENDPKFISKIPEKLRAKAMDYAPYVEETDSTTAATGSAAAATSSLR, encoded by the coding sequence ATGGTATATTTAGTTGGTTTATTATTGCTTGTGCTGCTTGGGATAGCAATCGCTATCGCAGCCAAATTGCAGAAAGTAATGGGTAGTGTTCAATCAAACACTGAGGCGGATGCTCCCGTTCCGAACAATAAAATAAACGGAGCAATGTGGATTTTTTTCCTAATTGCAGGGACTGTAGGTGCGGTATGGTCATACTTGTCGGCCAGAAACTACTTTTTGCCCGAAGCTTCATCACCACACGGTCGTGAGACTGACAGCCAGTTTTGGTTGGATATGTCTTTATTGACCATTGCGTTCTTTATTGTCAATTTCCTGCTTTTCTTCTTTGCGTGGAAATACCAATACAAGAAAGGATATAAAGCTACTTTCTATCCTGAAAACCACAAGCTCGAGTTGATTTGGACCGCTATTCCGGCCGTAATCATGGCTGTATTGGTTTTCTTAGGATTCCGCTCATGGACCCAAATCATGTCTGATGCACCTGCAGATGCGCAAGTCATTGAAATCATGGGTAAACAGTTCGGTTGGATTGTACGATATCCAGGTATTCAAGATAACAAACTTGGAAATTATAATTTCAAGCTTATTGATGATAATAATAATAATCCAAGTGGAATAGATTATTCAGACGAAGCTTCGTTTGATGACTTTATCAACGTAAGTGAGATGCATGTCGAAGTAGGCAAACCAGTGTCTCTTAAAATTCGCGCCCGTGATGTTTTGCACAGCGTATTTATCCCTCACATGCGGGTAAAAATGGATGCGGTTCCTGGGATGCCAACTAAATTCTGGTTTACACCTGATAAGTCTACCGAGCAAATGCGTGCAGAACTAGGTAATCCTAATTTTGATTATGAGATTGCTTGTACAGAAGTGTGCGGACGTGGTCACTTTGCCATGCGTTTACGTCTGATTGTTGAAGACAAAGCATCGGTAGATGCGTGGAAACAACAACAGAAACCTGTTTTGTCGACTATTTTAGAAAACGACCCAAAGTTCATCTCTAAAATACCTGAGAAATTACGTGCGAAAGCAATGGATTACGCTCCTTATGTGGAAGAGACCGACAGCACAACTGCTGCTACAGGTTCGGCCGCTGCGGCAACTTCTTCTTTGCGTTAA
- a CDS encoding DUF3341 domain-containing protein encodes MAEINKKFLVGVYDDEDIALAAVNKIKSAGVKIYEVYSPFAIHGMDTAIGHPRSRIGIAAFCFGVVGFLCALTLTTWTMGIDWPMVIGGKDPLSYPNYVPAMFELTVLFTAFGMTFTFFISNGLGPTVKPLLFDPRCTDNKFIMAIDLSKNKLSETEIESLIKASGAEEVSVKQL; translated from the coding sequence ATGGCTGAAATAAATAAGAAATTTTTAGTAGGGGTATACGACGATGAGGATATTGCCCTTGCTGCAGTGAACAAGATTAAAAGCGCAGGCGTAAAAATCTATGAGGTTTACTCCCCTTTTGCAATACACGGAATGGATACGGCAATTGGCCATCCACGTTCTCGCATTGGTATTGCCGCTTTTTGTTTTGGGGTAGTAGGTTTTCTTTGTGCCCTGACACTCACTACCTGGACAATGGGGATTGACTGGCCAATGGTAATTGGGGGAAAAGATCCACTTTCTTATCCCAACTATGTACCGGCAATGTTTGAGTTGACTGTATTATTTACTGCTTTTGGGATGACATTTACCTTTTTCATCTCCAATGGTCTAGGACCAACCGTAAAACCGCTTTTGTTTGACCCACGTTGTACTGACAACAAGTTTATAATGGCAATCGACCTGAGCAAAAATAAACTTTCGGAAACCGAGATCGAAAGCCTGATCAAAGCTTCGGGAGCAGAAGAAGTGAGTGTTAAACAGTTGTAA
- a CDS encoding quinol:cytochrome C oxidoreductase, with the protein MGAHHHEVVSVEEQFEFTAESKRNLLIGMGVGIALVLLGSYLLSQGGGHDAHAAAGHGAEHDHGAHGYHWTQRIIANLWLNSVYFAGISIIGMFFISYNYLAQAGWSAVFKRIPEAMPAFLPIPAIIMIVLAVFFGDKIYHWMHEGIMDPASANYDAIIAGKQGFLNKPFYIIRLLLYFGLWYVLWRIVRNLSLREDEIGGLDGYEKSIKYGTAFLVVFAVTSSTSAWDFVMSIDTHWFSTMFGWYTLASWHVAGLATMTLTIVTLKERGYLKAVNESHLHDLGKFCFAFSIFWTYVWFAQFLLIYYANLPEEAIYYRERFSGYGGIYKAPFFINILLNFVAPFLVLMTRDSKRTSVILKLACWSILVGHYFDFYTNIMPGTVGANGGFGAVEFGFVLLFACAFIWSVSSQLTKANLIPRNHPMLEESLHHDIA; encoded by the coding sequence ATGGGCGCACATCATCACGAAGTTGTTTCGGTAGAAGAGCAATTTGAGTTTACCGCCGAGTCGAAACGCAATCTCCTTATTGGAATGGGTGTAGGTATTGCACTTGTTCTACTTGGCTCATACCTGTTGTCACAGGGAGGAGGACATGATGCTCACGCTGCCGCTGGACATGGAGCAGAGCATGACCACGGAGCTCACGGCTACCACTGGACGCAACGCATCATTGCTAACCTATGGCTTAATAGTGTTTATTTTGCAGGTATTTCAATTATCGGAATGTTTTTCATTTCCTATAATTACTTAGCTCAAGCAGGCTGGTCGGCCGTTTTCAAAAGAATCCCTGAGGCTATGCCAGCTTTTTTGCCAATACCAGCTATTATTATGATTGTCTTGGCTGTGTTTTTTGGCGATAAAATTTATCACTGGATGCACGAAGGAATCATGGATCCCGCCAGTGCAAATTATGATGCCATCATTGCAGGTAAGCAAGGTTTTTTGAATAAGCCTTTTTACATTATTCGCTTGCTGCTTTATTTTGGACTATGGTACGTACTGTGGCGTATCGTACGTAATCTATCTCTTCGTGAAGATGAAATCGGTGGACTTGACGGTTACGAAAAATCAATCAAATACGGTACCGCATTCTTGGTCGTTTTTGCTGTAACTTCTTCAACTTCTGCGTGGGACTTTGTGATGTCGATTGATACTCACTGGTTTTCTACCATGTTTGGATGGTATACCTTGGCAAGTTGGCACGTAGCAGGTTTAGCTACTATGACCTTGACGATTGTTACATTGAAAGAAAGAGGCTATCTGAAGGCCGTAAACGAGAGTCACTTGCATGATTTGGGTAAATTCTGTTTTGCATTCAGTATCTTTTGGACGTATGTTTGGTTTGCCCAATTCTTATTGATTTACTACGCAAACTTACCTGAAGAAGCAATTTATTATCGTGAGCGCTTTAGCGGCTATGGTGGTATCTATAAAGCACCATTTTTTATCAACATTTTGTTAAACTTTGTGGCCCCTTTCCTAGTTTTAATGACAAGAGATTCGAAGCGTACCTCTGTTATTTTAAAACTGGCTTGCTGGTCGATTTTGGTAGGTCACTACTTTGACTTCTACACCAACATCATGCCGGGTACAGTAGGTGCAAACGGTGGTTTTGGCGCGGTTGAGTTTGGTTTTGTTTTGTTGTTTGCCTGTGCCTTTATTTGGTCGGTATCGAGCCAACTGACAAAAGCAAATTTGATTCCACGCAATCACCCAATGTTAGAAGAGTCTTTGCACCACGATATTGCGTAA
- a CDS encoding c-type cytochrome produces MKRIHTLIVGAFFAAATMTSCQRSHDDTGWEFAPNMYNSVGYEPYTQIEKNPINADGKNMREPVAGTVSRRNYQTKFDSASVDLMVYNIGKDDLATAEAVLKNPVPNNEKTLAEGKVLYLRYCQHCHGEAGDGAGPVADMYKGVPNYKADAYLNMNDGHIFHVITHGKGRMWPHGSQVTPEERWKIVHYVHKLQKG; encoded by the coding sequence ATGAAAAGAATTCATACACTAATAGTAGGGGCTTTTTTTGCAGCAGCAACCATGACTTCCTGTCAGCGTAGTCATGATGATACGGGCTGGGAATTTGCACCTAACATGTACAATTCGGTTGGGTATGAGCCTTATACTCAAATCGAAAAGAATCCAATCAATGCGGATGGTAAAAACATGCGCGAGCCCGTTGCTGGCACCGTTTCCCGTCGTAATTACCAAACAAAATTTGACAGCGCAAGCGTTGATTTAATGGTTTACAACATTGGGAAAGATGATTTAGCTACTGCCGAAGCCGTTTTGAAAAATCCGGTCCCCAACAACGAAAAAACGTTGGCCGAAGGTAAAGTTTTGTACTTACGTTATTGCCAGCATTGCCATGGTGAAGCAGGCGACGGCGCTGGCCCTGTAGCTGATATGTACAAAGGCGTTCCAAATTACAAAGCAGATGCTTACCTCAATATGAACGATGGGCATATTTTTCACGTGATTACACACGGCAAAGGCCGGATGTGGCCACACGGCTCTCAAGTTACTCCTGAAGAGCGTTGGAAAATAGTTCACTATGTTCATAAATTACAAAAGGGGTAG
- the nrfD gene encoding NrfD/PsrC family molybdoenzyme membrane anchor subunit, with product MHVTSPVRTPLVTGGKTYADVTEDICKQVEGKPTKEWKVAFVISLAVLAYGTVCLFWTWWEGLGVWGLNKTVGWAWDITNFVWWVGIGHAGTLISAILLLFRQKWRTSINRAAEAMTIFAVLCAASFILMHMGRPWLAYWALPLPNTFGSLWVNFNSPLVWDVFAISTYFSVSCLFWYVGLVPDLATIRDRAQNKVSKYIYGVLSLGWNGSARTWSRYEYISLILAGLSTPLVLSVHTIVSMDFATSVIPGWHTTIFPPYFVAGAIFSGFAMVQNLMLVTRVVYKLEDYITFEHIESMNKIITLTGSIVGVAYLTEFFIAWYSGVEYESYAFYNRMAGPYWWAYWAMMTCNVISPQLFWSRKIRRSVKWTFFISVIVNIGMWFERFVIIVTSLHRDYVPSSWAMFSPTMFDIGDYIFSFGFFFTCFFLFSKYLPVINMAEVKGVIKSTSEKLPLKVSGVSKAERLASPAYKKDAE from the coding sequence ATGCACGTTACTTCACCCGTAAGAACCCCTCTCGTAACCGGCGGTAAGACCTACGCCGATGTGACAGAGGATATCTGCAAGCAGGTGGAAGGCAAGCCAACCAAAGAGTGGAAAGTCGCTTTTGTAATTTCATTGGCGGTTTTAGCATACGGTACAGTTTGCTTATTCTGGACCTGGTGGGAAGGTTTGGGCGTTTGGGGCCTAAACAAAACGGTCGGCTGGGCGTGGGACATTACCAACTTCGTATGGTGGGTTGGGATTGGTCACGCGGGTACGTTGATTTCCGCCATTTTGTTACTATTCCGTCAGAAATGGAGAACCTCAATCAACCGTGCTGCAGAAGCGATGACTATCTTTGCCGTTCTTTGTGCCGCCTCATTTATCCTTATGCACATGGGGCGTCCTTGGTTGGCTTATTGGGCGTTACCACTTCCTAATACCTTTGGTTCTCTGTGGGTTAACTTTAACTCACCGCTTGTTTGGGACGTATTTGCCATCTCGACATACTTCTCTGTTTCCTGTTTATTCTGGTACGTAGGTTTGGTTCCTGACTTGGCTACCATTCGTGACCGTGCTCAAAACAAGGTTTCAAAATATATCTACGGAGTTCTTTCTTTGGGTTGGAACGGGTCCGCGCGTACGTGGTCACGTTATGAATACATCAGCTTGATTTTGGCTGGTTTGTCAACTCCTTTGGTACTTTCGGTTCACACCATCGTATCTATGGACTTTGCAACATCGGTTATCCCTGGCTGGCACACAACGATCTTCCCTCCTTACTTTGTGGCGGGGGCAATCTTCTCGGGTTTTGCAATGGTACAAAATTTGATGCTTGTAACCCGGGTTGTGTATAAATTGGAAGATTACATTACGTTTGAACACATTGAGTCAATGAATAAAATCATTACATTGACAGGTTCTATCGTAGGTGTAGCGTACTTGACTGAGTTTTTTATTGCTTGGTATTCAGGAGTTGAATATGAAAGCTATGCCTTCTACAACCGTATGGCGGGACCTTACTGGTGGGCCTACTGGGCAATGATGACCTGTAACGTAATTTCTCCTCAGCTTTTTTGGAGCCGTAAAATTCGTCGCAGTGTTAAATGGACGTTTTTCATATCAGTTATCGTAAACATTGGTATGTGGTTTGAGCGTTTCGTAATTATCGTAACCTCACTGCACCGTGATTATGTTCCTTCAAGCTGGGCAATGTTCTCGCCAACGATGTTTGATATTGGTGACTACATCTTCTCTTTCGGTTTTTTCTTCACTTGTTTCTTCTTATTCTCTAAATACTTACCAGTTATTAACATGGCTGAAGTAAAAGGAGTTATTAAGTCGACTTCTGAAAAATTGCCATTGAAAGTTTCGGGTGTATCAAAAGCGGAACGTTTGGCTTCACCTGCTTATAAAAAGGACGCAGAATAG